A window of Chloracidobacterium sp. N contains these coding sequences:
- a CDS encoding S8 family serine peptidase — protein sequence MSSTSQRRPQRAKWLAGLVATAALAGLTALPLVRVSSAPPTDTGKGRRFQLAAPYDFTAETHGHKFITRTADARAEAERLGAQLVADYGTFQLYSTDSDNTSAFGNTSGIEMADEFNVVHLNVPINTTSRGAQELAEAGKAAQERLYPGGKRLHVVQFAGPTRPEWFSALQKTGARIINYLPHNAYLVYGDAASLERVSRLGEDARQTGDTTKVTKSFKQWDGPYLAAFKLDPSTAEVALEGTQRYAVQLVADPDTNQATLQLAESFVGKPAIQKYQIADFVNFIVELPSSALMRLAAQEDVISIMPYTEPTLLDERQNQILINSLTGGIPNLSTPYATFLTAAGFPPLNSTFTSAFVVDVGDQMVDSGNSIAGATTPPPGGPPNHTTGLPPTSHFALYLAGNISQPSRLVYAKWESTTSPTPGTNDVRGCGIGHGTLCAHIIAGNVPASLPRTLPHAESASPNFYYGLGVAPFVQIGSSAIFNSGGTFVNPNFNDMLARSYQYGARISSNSWGAPVSGAYNTSSQAYDFLVRDAQRTGSVFPTPGNQEMVIVFAAGNNGPGAQTVGSPGTAKNVITAGGNQNTRNAGENAENMYGSSSRGPCADGRRKPEVLAPATAVSGGVLQVGTPDPTGPGNPDSCVTSAPLPGTTGYYRASTGTSFACPAVAGGAALVRQYFLNNPGPPFNGTAPSPAMTKAYLMNSAQYMTGTGAGDTLWSNNQGMGRMALDRAFDSAPRVLRDQVPADKFTASGQVRTLAVTFPASGPLRITLAWTDVPGATTGSGPRLVNDLDLQVSVGGDTYRGNNFSGANSTTGITFDRLNNAESVFLPAGSYPAGTPVIIQVSAFNIAGDGVPGDTHPLDQDYALVVYNAQTLTGPLVAFAGQTTAELPGPTNSDGDGFFEPCETLQSAITVTNVGTSTATGVNATITSTTPGVTIVNGSASFGSLGPGGSATGNVTFKLLPTFVPGTTVTINVSITFGPGSGSSTASYTVPTSCPLTPGGTFTFSNPAPITIPLSGPATPYPSTINVSGIPTGHVVTKVTVTINNFNHTWPSDVGVALRGPGGQICVLFNNAIGGSGGVTGRTYTFDQAFPPLPATGFPPSGTYGPNNNSTTRTFAAPLPSPPYNSNLNIFNGLSGASVNGTWELFVQDFVGGDAGNINGGWSIAIQTGTLNCSTTAPCLTNVNPQVQMLIYPSATTALFGCPGYPLQATLVGLLTNIGAAPLSNIAIQVKGLGFPDFTNPNAVILASPNPHRLASADDYFGPCAFTGGQAGSIQTTLNGQPPIGFGAPIGSLAAGQSTNIFFRVYMPSTGPVRLLVDVLAIVGPVSTTESVENQRQVIRTMVVEVSPDANGKMVARVISDEPVTPKATSGEDATATTPARTPVVMAPGRRR from the coding sequence ATGTCTTCGACCTCGCAACGTCGTCCACAGCGCGCCAAGTGGCTGGCAGGACTGGTGGCAACGGCGGCACTGGCCGGATTGACGGCACTGCCGCTCGTACGGGTCAGCAGCGCCCCGCCAACCGACACCGGCAAAGGGCGGCGCTTTCAACTGGCCGCTCCGTATGACTTCACGGCTGAAACGCACGGTCACAAATTCATCACCCGGACAGCCGATGCACGTGCCGAAGCGGAACGCTTGGGGGCGCAATTGGTGGCTGACTACGGGACATTTCAACTCTATAGCACTGACAGCGACAACACTTCCGCCTTTGGAAACACCAGCGGTATTGAGATGGCCGACGAATTCAACGTCGTCCACCTGAATGTACCCATCAACACCACGTCCCGGGGTGCGCAGGAGTTGGCAGAGGCAGGGAAAGCAGCCCAGGAACGGCTGTATCCCGGCGGCAAGCGCCTTCACGTCGTCCAGTTTGCCGGCCCAACGCGGCCCGAATGGTTTTCCGCGCTTCAGAAGACTGGTGCCCGCATCATCAACTACCTGCCGCACAATGCCTATCTTGTTTACGGCGACGCAGCCAGCCTTGAGCGCGTTTCGCGGTTGGGCGAAGACGCGCGCCAGACAGGCGACACCACCAAGGTGACAAAAAGCTTCAAGCAGTGGGACGGCCCCTATCTTGCCGCCTTCAAACTTGACCCCAGCACGGCGGAGGTTGCCCTGGAGGGCACACAGCGATATGCCGTACAGCTCGTTGCTGACCCAGACACCAATCAGGCAACCCTCCAACTGGCGGAAAGCTTCGTCGGCAAACCGGCCATCCAGAAGTATCAGATTGCCGATTTCGTGAACTTCATCGTGGAGCTGCCTTCCAGCGCCCTGATGAGGCTGGCGGCGCAGGAAGACGTGATTTCCATCATGCCCTACACCGAGCCGACCCTGCTCGATGAACGGCAGAACCAGATTCTCATCAACAGCCTGACGGGTGGCATCCCGAACCTTTCAACGCCCTATGCCACGTTTCTGACGGCGGCCGGCTTTCCACCCCTCAACTCGACCTTCACCTCGGCTTTCGTGGTGGATGTCGGTGACCAAATGGTGGACAGCGGAAACTCCATCGCCGGGGCGACCACACCCCCGCCGGGCGGGCCGCCCAACCACACGACCGGCCTTCCTCCCACCTCTCACTTCGCTCTCTACCTCGCCGGTAACATCTCGCAACCAAGCCGGCTGGTGTATGCCAAGTGGGAAAGCACAACCTCTCCAACGCCAGGAACTAACGACGTACGCGGCTGCGGTATCGGCCACGGAACCCTCTGCGCGCATATCATCGCCGGCAACGTACCGGCGTCACTGCCCCGCACCCTGCCCCACGCCGAAAGTGCCTCCCCGAACTTCTACTACGGTCTGGGCGTGGCTCCCTTCGTGCAGATTGGCAGTTCAGCCATTTTCAACTCCGGTGGCACGTTTGTTAACCCCAACTTCAACGACATGCTTGCGCGGTCATACCAGTATGGCGCGCGCATCAGCTCGAACAGTTGGGGTGCGCCGGTCTCCGGCGCGTACAACACGAGCTCACAAGCCTACGACTTTCTCGTGCGTGACGCCCAGCGCACCGGATCGGTCTTCCCGACACCGGGCAACCAGGAAATGGTCATCGTGTTTGCTGCCGGCAACAACGGCCCCGGGGCCCAAACGGTTGGTTCACCGGGCACCGCGAAGAACGTCATTACGGCGGGTGGCAATCAAAACACCCGTAATGCTGGTGAGAACGCGGAAAACATGTACGGCTCTTCTAGCCGTGGCCCATGCGCTGACGGACGCCGGAAACCCGAAGTGCTGGCGCCAGCAACAGCAGTTTCCGGGGGGGTGCTCCAGGTTGGCACACCCGACCCAACCGGCCCCGGCAACCCTGATTCCTGTGTGACAAGTGCCCCCTTACCCGGAACAACCGGCTATTATCGTGCCTCGACCGGAACGAGCTTTGCCTGTCCGGCGGTTGCAGGTGGTGCGGCGCTCGTCCGGCAGTATTTCCTCAACAACCCCGGCCCGCCCTTCAACGGCACCGCGCCCAGCCCGGCAATGACCAAGGCGTATCTGATGAACTCCGCCCAGTACATGACGGGCACGGGCGCGGGAGACACGCTCTGGTCAAACAACCAGGGCATGGGCCGTATGGCGCTCGACCGCGCGTTTGACAGCGCCCCACGGGTGCTGCGTGACCAGGTTCCGGCGGACAAATTCACAGCAAGCGGACAGGTTCGGACTCTGGCCGTAACCTTTCCGGCCTCCGGGCCTCTGCGTATCACACTGGCGTGGACGGATGTCCCCGGCGCTACAACCGGTAGCGGACCGCGCCTTGTCAACGACCTTGACCTTCAGGTGAGTGTTGGTGGTGACACCTATCGCGGCAACAACTTCTCCGGGGCCAACTCCACCACCGGCATCACCTTTGACCGTCTCAACAACGCCGAGAGTGTTTTCCTTCCGGCAGGCAGCTACCCGGCCGGGACACCTGTGATCATTCAGGTAAGTGCCTTCAACATTGCCGGTGACGGCGTCCCAGGTGATACCCACCCACTCGACCAGGACTATGCACTGGTGGTGTACAACGCGCAGACGCTAACGGGTCCCCTCGTGGCCTTCGCCGGCCAGACCACGGCCGAGTTGCCGGGACCGACCAACAGCGACGGCGACGGCTTCTTTGAACCCTGCGAGACCCTGCAATCGGCCATCACGGTAACGAATGTAGGCACCTCGACGGCAACGGGCGTCAATGCCACCATTACCTCAACGACACCAGGGGTGACGATTGTCAATGGCAGCGCAAGCTTTGGCTCGCTGGGACCGGGCGGCAGCGCGACCGGCAACGTGACCTTCAAGCTCCTGCCGACCTTTGTGCCGGGGACGACCGTCACCATCAACGTGTCCATCACGTTTGGGCCGGGCAGCGGATCGAGCACGGCGAGCTACACAGTGCCGACAAGTTGCCCGTTGACGCCGGGCGGCACGTTTACCTTCTCCAACCCGGCGCCGATCACCATTCCGCTTTCGGGTCCGGCGACGCCTTATCCATCTACCATCAACGTGAGTGGCATTCCTACGGGACATGTGGTCACAAAGGTGACAGTGACGATCAACAACTTCAACCACACCTGGCCCAGCGACGTGGGGGTGGCCCTGCGGGGTCCGGGCGGTCAGATTTGTGTGCTGTTCAACAACGCTATCGGCGGCTCCGGTGGCGTGACGGGCCGCACTTACACGTTTGACCAAGCATTCCCGCCATTGCCAGCGACGGGCTTCCCGCCCAGTGGGACCTATGGCCCGAACAACAATAGTACGACACGGACCTTCGCGGCCCCGCTGCCATCGCCGCCCTACAACAGCAACCTGAACATCTTCAACGGGTTGTCCGGGGCAAGCGTGAACGGTACGTGGGAACTGTTTGTGCAGGACTTCGTCGGTGGTGATGCCGGCAACATCAACGGTGGCTGGTCCATCGCCATCCAGACCGGCACGCTCAACTGCTCCACCACAGCACCCTGCCTGACAAACGTCAACCCGCAGGTGCAGATGCTGATTTACCCGTCGGCAACCACGGCGCTGTTTGGCTGCCCCGGCTATCCGTTGCAGGCGACGCTGGTTGGGCTGCTGACCAACATTGGTGCAGCACCTCTCTCCAACATCGCCATTCAGGTGAAAGGGCTGGGCTTCCCGGACTTCACCAATCCGAACGCCGTCATTCTGGCGTCGCCCAATCCACACCGGTTGGCGTCGGCGGATGACTACTTCGGGCCGTGTGCCTTCACCGGCGGACAGGCTGGCTCGATTCAGACCACCCTCAATGGGCAGCCGCCGATTGGCTTTGGTGCGCCAATTGGCTCGCTGGCAGCGGGACAGTCCACCAACATCTTCTTCCGGGTGTACATGCCTTCGACCGGCCCGGTTCGCCTGCTGGTGGATGTGCTGGCGATTGTCGGCCCGGTTTCAACGACGGAAAGCGTTGAGAACCAGCGGCAGGTGATTCGGACGATGGTGGTTGAAGTGTCCCCTGATGCCAACGGCAAAATGGTGGCGCGGGTCATCAGCGATGAGCCTGTGACGCCAAAGGCCACGTCTGGCGAGGATGCCACAGCGACGACGCCTGCCCGGACGCCGGTTGTGATGGCTCCCGGGCGGCGGCGCTAG
- the fabF gene encoding beta-ketoacyl-ACP synthase II has translation MPSETMATSPQKRRVVVTGIGLVTPIGNTREENWQALLSGRSGAGPITRFDASGYDVRFAAEVKNFDPRQFFDAREVKRTAPYIQYAVAAADEALADSRLDLTRLDRQRCGVYVSSGIGGFNVIEREHARLLDEGPRHISPYFMIAFLVNMAAGHISIRHGLQGPLGATATACAASVHAIGESFRLIQRGEAEVMVCGGTEGAITPMGVSGFSAAKAMSTRNDDPQRASRPFDARRDGFLLGEGAGILVLEAYDHAVARGASMYAELVGYGMSGDAHHITAPAPEGEGMYRMMVATLHDAGVAPEQVDYINAHGTSTPYNDKFETLAIKRAFGAHAYRLAVSSTKSMTGHTLGAAGGIEACYSALAVARQVIPPTINYETPDPECDLDYAPNEPRPAALNYVLSNAAGFGGTNGGLLFKRV, from the coding sequence ATGCCTTCCGAAACCATGGCGACTTCCCCCCAGAAACGACGTGTGGTGGTGACCGGCATCGGGCTGGTCACGCCCATCGGCAACACCCGCGAGGAAAACTGGCAGGCGCTTCTGTCCGGGCGCTCCGGCGCCGGTCCCATTACGCGCTTTGATGCCAGTGGTTATGACGTTCGCTTTGCCGCAGAGGTCAAGAACTTCGACCCACGGCAGTTCTTTGACGCCCGTGAGGTCAAGCGCACGGCGCCTTACATCCAGTACGCTGTGGCGGCGGCCGATGAGGCGCTGGCCGACAGCCGGCTCGACCTGACACGCCTTGACCGGCAGCGGTGTGGCGTCTATGTCAGCAGCGGGATTGGCGGCTTCAACGTCATCGAACGCGAGCATGCCCGCCTGCTCGACGAGGGTCCGCGCCACATTTCGCCGTACTTCATGATTGCCTTTCTCGTCAATATGGCTGCCGGACATATTTCCATCCGGCATGGTTTACAGGGGCCGCTGGGAGCCACGGCCACGGCCTGCGCGGCCAGCGTTCACGCCATTGGCGAGTCTTTCCGTCTGATCCAACGTGGGGAAGCCGAAGTGATGGTCTGCGGCGGCACGGAAGGGGCCATCACGCCCATGGGGGTGAGTGGCTTTTCGGCAGCGAAGGCGATGTCCACGCGCAATGACGATCCCCAGCGCGCCTCACGTCCGTTCGATGCCCGGCGGGATGGGTTTCTGCTGGGGGAGGGGGCGGGCATTCTCGTCCTCGAAGCCTATGACCATGCCGTGGCCCGGGGGGCGTCCATGTATGCCGAACTGGTAGGGTACGGCATGAGCGGGGACGCCCACCACATCACGGCCCCGGCCCCGGAAGGCGAAGGCATGTACCGGATGATGGTGGCCACCCTGCACGATGCCGGCGTCGCCCCGGAGCAGGTGGACTACATCAACGCCCACGGGACTTCGACACCCTACAACGACAAATTCGAGACGCTTGCCATCAAGCGGGCTTTCGGTGCGCATGCCTACCGGCTGGCCGTCAGTTCGACGAAGTCCATGACCGGTCACACGCTGGGGGCGGCCGGCGGCATTGAAGCCTGCTACAGCGCCCTGGCCGTCGCGCGCCAGGTGATTCCACCCACCATCAACTATGAGACACCGGACCCGGAATGTGACCTCGACTATGCACCCAATGAGCCGCGGCCGGCGGCGCTCAACTACGTGCTGTCCAATGCGGCCGGTTTCGGCGGCACAAACGGGGGCCTGCTGTTCAAGCGGGTGTGA
- a CDS encoding glutaredoxin domain-containing protein — protein MLDETVYIYDDGTHAAEVGQLQAFFLGLDVNFKVLDITQDEAARQTVAAWQDVAEAGFPIVRIGEKIRALFFNANPNTLAPAYAPGVGVPLTGEPVSVYSAGWCPDCRHLESYLTAAGAPYTKTDIEQTAGAPEQIIRWSGGRRVVPTVKVGTAALLFNPPPQTLGRLLGV, from the coding sequence ATGCTCGATGAAACGGTTTACATCTACGACGACGGCACCCACGCAGCAGAAGTGGGGCAGCTTCAGGCTTTTTTTCTGGGTCTCGATGTGAATTTCAAAGTTCTGGACATCACACAGGACGAAGCGGCGCGCCAGACCGTGGCCGCCTGGCAGGACGTGGCCGAAGCCGGTTTTCCCATTGTGCGGATTGGTGAAAAAATCCGCGCTTTGTTTTTCAACGCCAACCCCAACACGCTGGCGCCGGCCTACGCGCCGGGCGTGGGCGTGCCGCTGACCGGCGAGCCGGTCAGCGTGTACAGCGCCGGATGGTGTCCCGACTGCCGCCACTTGGAGAGCTATCTGACGGCGGCCGGTGCGCCCTACACGAAAACGGACATTGAACAGACGGCCGGCGCACCGGAGCAGATCATCCGGTGGAGCGGCGGCCGGCGCGTGGTGCCGACCGTCAAGGTGGGGACGGCGGCGCTGCTGTTCAATCCCCCGCCACAGACGCTGGGGCGTCTGCTTGGCGTCTGA
- a CDS encoding MerR family transcriptional regulator yields MHTIETPRGKVSIPDKLYFKIGEVCEIVGVEPHVLRYWEQEFPQLAPQKSTAGQRLYRRKDVETALRIKILREDEGFTIAGAKKRLSAERAAAGRLKVVPIERPADTTAEAAPVADTAPAPKETPSASEMLATLRQIRTGLEDILALLRNTPR; encoded by the coding sequence GTGCATACCATCGAGACGCCGCGCGGGAAAGTTTCCATTCCCGACAAGTTGTACTTCAAAATCGGTGAAGTGTGCGAGATCGTCGGCGTTGAACCCCATGTCCTGCGCTACTGGGAACAGGAATTTCCACAACTCGCTCCTCAGAAGAGTACCGCCGGGCAGCGCCTCTATCGGCGCAAGGATGTCGAAACCGCCCTGCGGATCAAAATCCTCCGTGAGGACGAAGGCTTTACCATTGCCGGAGCCAAAAAGCGGCTTTCAGCCGAACGGGCCGCAGCCGGTCGGCTGAAAGTCGTTCCTATCGAACGCCCTGCCGATACGACGGCTGAAGCCGCCCCGGTCGCAGACACCGCGCCAGCCCCCAAAGAAACACCTTCGGCCAGTGAGATGCTGGCGACCCTCCGGCAGATTCGGACGGGGCTGGAGGACATCCTTGCACTGCTCCGCAACACCCCACGCTAG
- the groES gene encoding co-chaperone GroES encodes MAATIRPLYDRVIVKRIAETEQVRGGIIIPDTAKEKPQEGEVIAVGSGKLREDGSRTPLDVQVGDRVLFGKYSGSEVKIDGEEFLIMREDEILGIIEGKGKAAAK; translated from the coding sequence ATGGCTGCGACGATTCGTCCACTGTACGACCGCGTGATCGTCAAACGCATCGCCGAGACGGAGCAGGTCCGTGGCGGCATCATCATCCCTGACACGGCCAAGGAAAAGCCCCAGGAAGGGGAAGTCATTGCCGTTGGAAGCGGGAAGCTGCGGGAAGACGGCAGCCGGACGCCGCTGGATGTCCAGGTCGGTGACCGCGTGCTGTTTGGCAAGTATTCCGGTTCGGAAGTCAAGATTGATGGTGAAGAGTTTCTCATCATGCGTGAGGACGAAATTCTGGGCATCATCGAGGGGAAAGGCAAAGCGGCTGCCAAGTGA
- the groL gene encoding chaperonin GroEL (60 kDa chaperone family; promotes refolding of misfolded polypeptides especially under stressful conditions; forms two stacked rings of heptamers to form a barrel-shaped 14mer; ends can be capped by GroES; misfolded proteins enter the barrel where they are refolded when GroES binds), translating to MAKQVIHGEESRQAILRGVNQLADAVKVTLGPKGRNVVIEKKFGSPTITKDGVTVAKEIELKDALENAGAQMVREVASKTSDVAGDGTTTATVLAQAIFREGARLVAAGHNPMALKRGIDRAVDAAVECIKGMAKPVQGEAIAQVGTISANGDKQIGEIIAEAMKKVGKDGVITVEESKSLETTLEVVEGMQFDRGYLSPYFVTDAERMEATLENALILINEKKISAMKDLLPLLEQVARQGKPLLIIAEDVDGEALATLVVNKLRGTLQVCAVKAPGFGDRRKAMLEDIAVLTGGQVISEDLGIKLENVKLEDLGRAKRVTIDKDNTTIVEGAGKADKIKARVEQIRVQIENTTSDYDREKLQERLAKLVGGVAVIKVGAATETALKEKKARVEDAMHATRAAVEEGIVPGGGVALLRAQKGLENIELGEEEERFGVQIVRRALEEPLRQIAINAGLEGAVVVNRVASESSESFGFNAATGEFEDLVAAGVVDPAKVTRTALQNAASIAGLMLTTEALITELPEEKKAGGAPGGMAGMGDY from the coding sequence ATGGCAAAGCAAGTCATTCATGGTGAAGAGTCGCGGCAGGCCATTCTGCGTGGCGTCAACCAGCTCGCGGATGCGGTCAAGGTCACGCTCGGCCCCAAGGGCCGCAATGTGGTCATCGAAAAGAAGTTTGGCAGCCCCACCATCACCAAGGACGGGGTGACGGTCGCCAAGGAAATTGAACTCAAGGATGCCCTCGAAAACGCAGGCGCGCAGATGGTGCGCGAAGTGGCGTCCAAGACCTCGGATGTCGCAGGTGACGGGACGACGACAGCTACCGTCCTTGCGCAGGCCATTTTCCGCGAAGGCGCGCGGCTGGTCGCCGCCGGGCACAACCCGATGGCCCTCAAGCGGGGCATTGACCGGGCCGTGGATGCTGCCGTGGAGTGCATCAAGGGGATGGCCAAACCTGTCCAGGGCGAAGCCATCGCCCAGGTGGGAACGATCTCGGCCAATGGCGACAAGCAGATTGGCGAAATCATTGCCGAAGCCATGAAGAAAGTCGGCAAGGATGGCGTCATCACGGTTGAGGAGTCGAAGTCGCTCGAAACCACGCTCGAAGTCGTCGAAGGGATGCAGTTTGACCGGGGTTATCTGTCGCCGTACTTCGTGACCGACGCCGAGCGGATGGAAGCCACGCTCGAAAATGCGCTCATTCTCATCAACGAGAAGAAGATCAGCGCCATGAAGGACCTGCTGCCGCTGCTCGAACAGGTGGCGCGGCAGGGCAAACCGCTGCTCATCATCGCCGAAGATGTGGATGGCGAGGCCCTGGCCACGCTGGTGGTCAACAAGCTGCGGGGCACGTTGCAGGTCTGCGCGGTCAAGGCGCCGGGCTTTGGTGATCGGCGCAAGGCGATGCTCGAAGACATTGCCGTGTTGACCGGCGGGCAGGTCATCAGTGAGGACCTTGGCATCAAGCTGGAGAACGTCAAGCTCGAAGACCTCGGCCGCGCCAAGCGCGTGACGATTGACAAGGACAACACGACCATCGTCGAAGGGGCTGGCAAGGCGGACAAGATCAAGGCGCGGGTTGAACAGATTCGCGTCCAGATTGAAAACACCACCTCCGACTACGACCGCGAGAAGCTTCAGGAGCGGTTGGCCAAGCTGGTCGGCGGCGTGGCCGTCATCAAGGTTGGCGCGGCGACGGAAACGGCGCTCAAGGAAAAGAAAGCCCGCGTTGAAGACGCCATGCATGCGACCCGCGCGGCTGTTGAAGAAGGCATCGTGCCGGGCGGCGGTGTGGCGCTGCTGCGCGCGCAGAAGGGCCTCGAAAACATCGAGCTGGGCGAAGAGGAAGAGCGTTTTGGCGTTCAGATCGTCCGCCGTGCGCTTGAAGAACCGCTCCGGCAGATTGCCATCAACGCCGGTCTGGAAGGGGCGGTGGTCGTCAACCGGGTGGCCAGTGAGTCGTCCGAAAGCTTTGGCTTCAATGCGGCGACGGGTGAGTTTGAAGACCTCGTTGCGGCTGGCGTCGTTGACCCGGCCAAAGTGACGCGCACGGCGCTCCAGAATGCGGCTTCCATTGCCGGACTGATGCTGACGACGGAAGCCCTCATCACCGAACTGCCCGAAGAAAAGAAGGCGGGTGGTGCGCCAGGCGGCATGGCGGGCATGGGTGATTATTGA
- a CDS encoding DUF1361 domain-containing protein, protein MPAGRTVGSPAAPHGRQWWPLLAALGLALLWCLGLLLVRWRLTSHLGYTFLVWNLFLAAVPLGFAFWLAHVRQRMVGVGLLAGWLLFFPNAPYVFTDFIHLSPYGRAPLWFDVLLLTSFALAALWLGLVSLHLIHEWVEWRFSPLAGWGVVLLSCPLAGFGVYLGRFGRWNSWDVLHRPVALLADVVAQLTTPEDAVRVGAVTLGFGGLLVVAYLIWWVHSPGRQWAASSVPPSP, encoded by the coding sequence ATGCCGGCCGGCCGGACCGTGGGTAGCCCGGCGGCCCCGCATGGGCGACAATGGTGGCCACTGCTGGCGGCGCTGGGGTTGGCCCTGCTGTGGTGTCTGGGACTGCTGCTGGTCCGGTGGCGGCTGACCAGCCATCTGGGTTACACCTTTCTGGTGTGGAATCTCTTTCTGGCAGCCGTACCGCTTGGCTTTGCCTTCTGGCTGGCGCACGTCCGGCAGCGGATGGTTGGGGTGGGGCTGCTCGCCGGATGGCTGCTCTTTTTTCCGAACGCGCCCTACGTCTTCACGGATTTCATCCATCTGTCGCCCTATGGACGCGCGCCGCTGTGGTTCGATGTGCTGCTGCTGACTTCATTTGCGCTGGCGGCGCTGTGGTTGGGGCTGGTTTCGCTGCATCTCATTCACGAGTGGGTTGAGTGGCGCTTTTCACCGCTGGCGGGCTGGGGCGTGGTGCTGCTGTCGTGTCCGCTGGCCGGCTTTGGTGTGTATCTGGGGCGGTTTGGGCGCTGGAACAGTTGGGATGTCCTGCACCGCCCCGTGGCCCTGCTGGCCGATGTGGTGGCGCAGTTGACCACGCCCGAGGACGCCGTGCGGGTTGGGGCGGTAACGCTTGGCTTCGGCGGATTGCTGGTGGTGGCCTATCTCATCTGGTGGGTGCACAGCCCCGGGCGGCAGTGGGCTGCATCTTCTGTCCCTCCATCGCCGTAG